Below is a window of Methanomassiliicoccales archaeon DNA.
TCGAAGAGGGACACGGCTTCGATGCATCTAGCATCCGTGGATTCGCGCACATACATGAGAGCGACATGCTGCTCATGCCGGACCCGGAGACCGCCGTTGTTGACCCGGTCTGCAAGATCCCCACCCTGAGCATCATCTGCGATGTAGCAGAACCGCTCTCGGGAGAGAGATACAGGCGTGACCCAAGGTACATCGCTCAGAAGGCAGAGGCCTTTGTCAAATCATCTGGCATCGCCGATGCCGCGTATTTCGGACCGGAATTGGAGTTCTTCATCTTCGACTCCGTCGCCTTTGACCAGAACCAGCACTCTGGGTACTATTTCATCGATTCCGAAGAGGGCGTCTGGAACTCGGGTAACATGGACGGCCCGAACATCGCCCACCGGCCGAGGAACAAGGAAGGTTACTTCCCGGTCCCGCCGACCGACTCGCTGCAAGACCTGAGGTCTGAAATGGTCCTCAAGCTCATGGAGACCGGTATCGAGTGCGAGATCCACCACCACGAGGTCGCCACTGCCGGACAGGGAGAGATCGGAATGAAGTTCAGCACCCTGACCACCATGGCGGACAAGGTCATGATGTACAAGTACATCCTGAAGAACGTGGCACACGAGCATGGCAAGACATGCACCTTCATGCCGAAGCCGCTGTTCGGCGACAACGGTACCGGCATGCACGTGCACCAGTCCCTGGGTAAGAAGGGTGAGAACCTGTTCTACGATGCCAAGGGTTACGCCCAGCTCTCGCAGACCGCCATGTACTACATCGGCGGACTGCTGGCCCACTCAGCAGCATTGTTGGCACTGACGTCCCCGTCGACCAACTCGTACCGCAGGCTGGTACCGGGATTCGAAGCGCCGGTGAACCTGGTGTACTCGGCAAGGAACAGGAGCGCGGCAATACGTGTGCCGGTCTGCCAGAAGTCACCAAGGGCCAAGAGGATCGAGTACCGGCCCCCAGATGCCTCCAGCAACCCTTACCTAGCGTTCTCTGCCATGCTCATGGCCGGTCTGGACGGCATAAAGAGGAAGATCGACCCGGGCGAGCCCCACGACATGGACCTGTTCGAGCTCTCCAAGGAGGAGGCCAAGGGCATCAAGACCGTGCCGGGCAGCCTGGAAATGGCGCTCAACAACCTCGAGGCGGACCACGACTTCCTGCTGCGCGGAGATGTGTTCACCAAGGACATGGTCGAGACCTGGCTCGACTACAAGAGGACCAAGGAGAACGACGCCATACGCCTCAGGCCGCACCCGTACGAGTACTTCCTGTACTACGACTGTTAGTGACGACCAGCGGGTCCAAACCACTTCCCTTTTCTCCTTTTTGTTCCACCGCTTTCACAAAACCATAATACCGATATTGGCGATACACCTCCGTCCGGTCGGCGTGATCAAAATGGATGGACTTGGATATCCCGCGAACCGCAGCCATGCATTGGCATACCTTTTGGCCACCATTCTCTGCCTGGCCCTGGCGCTAGTCATCGTCCTTATGTCCCCGCCTTTCGACCCGAGATTGCTGCTGGTGGCCCTTTCCTTCCCGATATTGGGCGGATTGATCAAGTTCGGCGACCAGTCCTATGATTCGGAAAGGTTCAGCAAGCGGGCCTCACTGGCATTGGCCCTGCCCGGCGGACTCCTTATGGGCTCCCTGATCCTGTGGGATAAGAGTTCCGCCACCATCTTCATAGGGATGCTGATGGCATTGCTCATAACGGCGAAGTATGACAACCTGGCCTTTCAACTGGGATTCGCCGTGACCTCCATCTTCGCGCTGGTCTCTTTCATCAACTTCCCGAACAACGTCGACCTGGTGGGGGCAGGCATGATCTTCCTAAGCGCGTTTGCCGATGAGGTGGCGAGCGACAACGCCGACAGGTCAAGGTCAGGTTCGAGCCTCGGGCGCCTGATGAAGGAGAGGCCGTTCATGAAAGTGGCGGTGCTCGTCCTTTGTGCCGTCGGGATTATCAACTCCTTCGCATATCTCTTTGCGTTCTTGGCATTCGACCTGGCCTATTCGTTCGTGGAAAGGATCCCTGCGGAGTGATAGTAATTGGAAGGATTTCACACGGTTATAGTGGGGGCCGGCCCTGCCGGTTCCTCGGTGGCCTCCTGGCTCCGCCCGAGTCTGAAGGGAGATCATCAGATCCTGATGCTGGAACGTCTTCCGGAGTCCAAGTTCGACCGGTATCACCGTATGTGCGGCGAGGGCATCAGCCATGCCGGCCTCAGGGAGGCGGGATGCCTGGACCGCAGGTTCATCGTCGATACCATCACCAAGGCGGTGGAACACTGGCCGGAGGATATCGTTATCGAGACCCGGCTCAGGGGATACATCATCGACCGGGCCCGGGTCCTAAGGGAATTGAGGGAGAGGTTCACCGACCAGGGAGGATTGGTATCGGTCGACACGGTCGACTCGATCAGGAAAAATGGATCGGAGTTCGTCCTAGGGCTGACATCAGGCCAGGAGATGAAATGCAAGTACCTGGTCGGAGCCGACGGCGCCCAGTCGCGGGTCCGCACTGAACTGTTCCGGGACCAGGAGGTCACCAAGATCTGGGCGGTGCAGGCGGTCCTGGACGAGCGGCCGGAGAGGATGACGATCCATTTCCATTACGATCACCGATATGGGGGCGGCTACCGATGGGTGTTTCCCAATGGCAACACCAGCCGCATAGGGTTCCCCCGGGGGACGGACAAGATCCCGGAAAACGCACTGGAGGTGCACCAGCGTGCCATCCCGATCGGGAGGATGGACAGGATCGTCTCGGGCAACGCATGCATCGTTGGAGATGCTGCCGCCATGGCCAATCCAGTGTCCTTCGGAGGGATCAGGACCGCCCTGATCTCCGGCAGGATGGCGGCAATGGCCATCGCCAAGGAGGACCTGGGACAGTACCAGGTCTCCTGGAAACGTTCCGGTTTCGCCGACCCCGTCTTCATGGAAGGCTACCGTGCCCTGGCGGCAATGTCGAACGAGGAAATGGCCAGATCGATCCGCCCCTACAAGGGCGGGGTGACGGCGTTCAATCATGCCAAGGCCATCCTAAAGTATCCTGAGTTCCGAGTGCTCTACCGTTCATACGGTCTTTCTCTAAGGTACGGGTGGTAATGTGGAAGTCAAGAAATGCGATGTTCTGGTGGTCGGTTCAGGACCGGCCGGTAGCGGGGCAGGAAGAGCGGCCGCCGAGAGCGGGGCCAAGACGATCGTCATCGATCGGAAGAAGGAGATAGGCACTCCGGTCCAATGCGGCGAGGTCATCGGACGGTCGGTCCTGGCCATGACCGATATAAGGATACCCAGGTATGCCAGGTGCTGTGAGCAGGAATTCACCAGGTTCATAGTCGACCGCACCGTCCAGATCGATAATCACGAGGATTACTGGAGGAGCCTGACCGTGGAAAGGAAGCTTTTCGACAAGTACCTGGCGGAGAAGGCGGCCCGGGGAGGGGCCTCGGTACAATCCGACGCCCGCCTGCTGGACATCGAGACCGAAGGGGAGGGCATCGCTTCCTGCAGCCTGATGGTCCGGGGGGAGAAGGTCGCTGTCGAACCGAAGATCGTGATCGCGGCCGACGGTGTCCATTCCTCGGTGGGCAAACTGATGGGGAAGGAGCTTTTCCCTTCCGGATCGGTGGCCAGGGGCGTCGAGTATGAGATGGTGTCCAAAAAGAGGCTGCCTCCCTGCATGCAGATCTTCATCGAGCCGGAGATCGGCCTCGGCTATGGCTGGATCATACCCAAGGGCTCCCATCGGGCGAACGTTGGGCTGGGCTTCGTGGGAGGGACCGAGTCGAGAAAGGACGTCCTCACCGACTGGATCGTTTCGAACCCGATCGTGGCCCAATACTTCGATCCCGAGAAGATACTCGAGGTGAAGACAGGCGATGCCCCGGTGCCAGGATTCCTTGGCGGACCGTCGTCCGGCAACGTCCTTTTTGCTGGTGACGCGGCCGGTCAGACATTGGCGTTCGTAGGGGAGGGCATCATGCCGTCCTACATATGCGGGACCGTGGCAGGCCGGGTGGCGGCCGCTGCCGTCAATGACCGGGCTGCGCTTGACCGGTACGACACCGAGATCAAAGCGGTCCTGGGAGAGGAGCTGGAAAAGGGTGCCGAACTGAGGGACCTGCTGTTCACGATCTGGACCGAGAGCGACATGAACAACGTCCAACGCGCCGTGGTCAGCGCCTTCATCATGAACGAGATGATCTCGTTGAACGACCTGGAATCGATAGAGAGATTGGCGAACGAAGGAGGACCGGCGGTGGCCAGGGAGATACGCCTGCGCGGCCGCGCCGCCCATAAACGGATCAAGGCCTCCTCTCTGCCGAATCCCCGCTGAGTTAATTTTTCCGGGCCTGCGGGATATCCGTCAGTTCCCGGACAATCTCTTCATCAGCAACTCCGCGGCCTCGTTCACCACGTCCTTCACCATCGAGGTGGGCGGACAGTACGCGTTCTCGAACGCGTTGACGAACTCCTCGGCGCTGACGCCCTTGTATATCGCGGCGGTCAGCCAGTTGATGCGTCCGGTGACCTCCTCTCCGCCGACCATCTGGGCTCCGATGATGTGGTGGCTGTCCCGGTCCGCTAGCATCTTCACCGCAAGCGGCTTGCCGCCAGGGTAATAGCGTGCCCTGGTCGAGCCCTCCGCCACCGCTTCCACGACGTTCAATCCGTAGTAATCGGCCAGGCCTTTGGAGAGACCGGTGCCGCCCACTTGGATGTCGCCGATGACGCTAATGAAGGGAGAGAGCACCCCGGGCATGGTGGCGTATCCTCCGGCGGCGTTGATCCCTGCGACCCTGCCCTGACGGACGGCTGCGGAACCCAGCTGGTTCATCGTCGGCCCGGGAGCGGCGGCGCTCTCGCATTGCACCACGTCCCCCGCCAGGAAGACGTCCTTGACCAGCCGTCCTTTCTTGTATGGCTGCATCGTCGGACTCACCCGGACAGCGCCCAGCGGACCTACCTCAAGACCCATCATGTTCGGGATCTCCAGATTGGCCCGGACCCCGGTGGCCATGATGACCATTTGGCATGGAAGCTCCAGGTTGCCGACGACCACCTTCTCGACCTTGCCATCGCCTTTGATGGAACCCATCGGTGTCCCCATCACGAAGATGATGCCCAAAGACTCGCAATGCTTCTGGACGCGCTTGGCCATGTCCGAGTCCATGATGCGGGGGACGACCTGGTTGAACATCTCCACCACGGCGACGTCCTTGCCGAGCCGCTTCATCGCCACCGCCATTTCCAGACCGATTACGCCGGCGCCGGCGACCACGACCTGGCGGACACCTTTCAGCGCGTTCTTTATGGCCATCCCGTCCGCGATGTTCCTTACCGGGAAGACCCCAGGTAGCTTCACTCCTTCCACGGGCGGCAGGAAAACGGTCCCGCCTACGCTGAGGACGAGCGAATCATATGGATGCACGGTGCCATTGGCCGCCGTGACCGTCTTCTTGTCCATATCGACCCCCGTCACCTTCGTCTTGGTCAGGACGGTGATGTTCCTTTCCTTGGCATAGAACTCTGGAGTATGCATCACGATCGAACCGAAATCCTCGATCTTGCCTTCGATGACGAATGGTATGGCGCAGGGAGAGTAGGATATGTGCTCCTCCTCGGTGAAGACTGTGATCTCTGCATCCCCAGCGCTGCGTGCGGCGGATGCCGCTTTCATTCCGGCGGCCCCCGATCCGATGACGATGACCCTCTTTGCCATGTCGTTCCTCAGGCTGGCTAATCCGAAGGCAGGCATATTAAGTCTTCTAGTCAGGGTCAGCCGAGCAGACCCTTCAACATGATGTCCACCACGAATGCGGAGACCGACCCTATCCATAGCAAAGCGATGAAGTGTATCCCAGCGCCGGCGATGTGACCTCCGCGAAGCATGGGCAGCATCAGGGACGAGAAGAACGCGTGGATGAAGATGATCGAGAACACCATCAGCTTCAGCGGGCCCACGTCGAAATGGGAATTGAAAAGGGTGTTGAGGAAGCTGGCACCCCCCAGGTCCACCCCTTCCAGGGACAGCCCCTGGATGGTGTTGGACATGTACTCGGAGATGCCCACAGTGATGTACAGCGTGAAGGCCAGCGATATCATTATACCGTACAGGACGCCCAGATAGCCAGAGGCCACTATCTGCCGCTTCTTACGGATGGCCAGGACCTTGAACATGTTGGCGCTGATGAACATGCTGGTCACCTCGGACTTGGCGCCGCTGAGCACGCACTGGGTGTAGACGTTGTTGAATTTCCTGATCAGGTTGCTGGACGATTCGGCGGAGAAATGCCTCCAGGCGTCGGTGGTGTTGATGTTCAGCGCCAGCCGCTTGGAAAGGTTCTTGACCATGGACGTCAGCGGACCGAACTTGTGCATGGCCAGTTTCCGGACCGCTTCTCCCATGGTCTGTCCGCTGACGGACGAGGCCCGGCCCAATGACCGGATGAACGCCCCGTAGATATTGTCCCGCTTGACGATGTTGCGTTCCTCCCGGGTGATAAGGATGCCCGGGATCAGGAAGGGGAGGCACACCGACGACGCATAGAGGCCCAGGGGCAGGTTCAAGGGCAACAGGAGGAAGGTCAGCATCCCGGTCCCAATGATGGAAATGACCACCGACAGCATCATTATGCGGTCGTTGTCCTTCGTCAGCCTGTCCTTCTTCTTCTGTCGCCAGCCATACCAGACATCGTCCTTGGGAAGCTTCGTCTGGATGAAGTAGACGAACATGCCCTCCATGACGGCGAAGCCCATCACGATCCCTGCCAGCAGGGTATCGACACTGCCCTGGCCGAGCAAAGGGACTATGGAGATGAAAACGCAGGCGAAGATGAGGGAGGTGACTATGCCGGTGAACAGCTCCTTGACGAAGTCCAGGTCCTTCAGGCTGGCATCCGCCTTCAGGGTATATTCGTCCATGATCACTTCGTGCTCGTTCTTCAGGAAACGGTCGAGCTTTTCCCCCACCTCCATCGAGTGGGAGAGCCGGCTGAAGAAATCGGCCTCGACCGGGGAAGGGGTACGGGCAGCGACGAATCTGCACGCATCCCCGGCCGCCACGTGATAGAACCGGATGAGCCGGTATATCCGCTTCGAATCCTCGGCCAATTGCCCGTATTCGGCCTTCTGCGACATGACGTAGAAGATCTTGTCGATGGGCATTTCCGATGTGGAAAGGGCTGCCAGCTCCGTCACGAACAACGGCATGTTCCGCTCCGCCCTTATCTTGCTCTTGGACGAGGCCATGATGGGTATCATGGCCACGGCGAAGATGGCGAAGATGGGGAGGGCGTAAAGAACGATCCCATACGAGGGGTCCATTATCTGGTTGAAGAATTGGGGGATGATGAAGTTGGAAAGGATCGTCGGCACTACCAGTCCGAAGACGACGATGGAAATGATGACCAGCCTGAAGTAGGTCTTGGGCTTCATCTTCATGTCCCGGAAGCCCTGTGTCAATTTCTTGCTCTTCAGCAGGACCATGCACAGCCTCAGTAGTTGAAGGGGAGCGAGTTCTCTCCCTTCTCGTAGTAGTCGCTCAGGACCTTGACCACTTCCTTGTAGCCGGTGATGTTCAGTTCCACCATCTTCGCGATGATCCTTTCCCTCTTCCTCAGTTCGATGTAGATGTCCTTCTTATCGGAGTAACCGTGCTCAGCGGCCACCCGGTTCTCCAGGATGAAGCTGTTGTTGTTGCCCCTGAAGTACAGGTGGTCAGTGGCCGAGTCCCATTTGAAGACGGTCCTGGTGAGCATGCCGCCCGCCTCCTTGTCGAATCCCATCATCTCCTCGACGGCCGTGACCCTCCTCAGGTACCGCCTGTTGACGTTGACCGCGGACTGGAACACCAGCACATTGCAGTTGTCGATGAAGGACATGGGTATGTTCACCGGTTGGCCGGTCATACGCTGGATGAACTTGGTCGAGTTCGAAGCGTGGAAGGTGGCCAGCACCGGAATGCCGGTCTGCATGCATTGGAAGGCGACCCTCGCCTCCTCACCCCTGATCTCACCGACGATGATGTAGTCAGGCCTGGACCTCAACGCGGCCCTGAGCAGGTCGAACATGGTGACCCTGGACTCTTCCGGGCCGGCCTCCCTCGTGACGCAGCGCTGCCAGGCCTTGTGAGGAGGCTTTACCTCGGGCGTGTCTTCGACGGAGTAGATCTTGCCGCGATGGTCGATGAAGGTCATGATGGCGTTGATCGTGGACGTCTTACCGGACGCCGTCTCACCGCAGATGATGATGTTCATCTTGTTCTCCAGGCAGATCCAGAGATAGGCGGCCAGTTCGGGGCTGAAGGATCCGAACTTGATCAGCTGGATTGGGGAGATCGGCTCCGCGGTGAATTTCCTGATGGTGCAGGACGAACCCCTGGCGCTCACATCGGTCGAATAGATCATGTTGATACGGCTACCGTCTGGCAGCGTACCGTCGACGACCGGGTGGGAGTTGCTTACCGGCTTCCCCATCCTCTCGGACATGGAGATGAAGAAGTCGTTGAGGCTGACCTCGTCCTCGAACCGGACGTTCGTTTCCAGGGCGAACTGGAAGGCCTTGTGCGAGACCCGGACCCGGCCGGTGCCTATCAGATGCACATCTTCTATGTACTGGTCGAGGATAAGCGGTTCAAGAGGGCCGTACCCGATGATGTCCCGGCGGATGTAGTACTTCATCAGGTCGTGCTCCTCTTCCGTCACCGTTATCTTCTCCCCGCTTCCGAACAGGCCCCCCATGCTGCTCTTGCCAGACGTTTCGTCGCCTACCACGACGGACTGCTCGAAAAGCTTGTTGAGGATCCTTTCCTGGTCTTCCACGGTCTCGGATGATTCCTCGTTCGAGGCCTTTTCCAGGATGAAATCCTTGATCGCGCGGAGACGGTCCTTTTGTTCATCGTCCAGCTTCTGTTCGATGTTCACGTAGGCGTTCTTTCTGGCATTGATGTGGACGAAACCCTGTCCAACACGGTAGATGACGTTGGCCGATTCGATATCGTTGATGGCTGCAGAACGGATGTCGCCAAGCTCTTTGACGGTCAGGTTCTCATAAAAATGCGGCATCTTGGAGGTTTCTTTCTTAAGCTCCGCTATGTAACGCCGCAGGTACGGGCTCTTCGCCATTGCCTTTGCCAGGCCGTCTTCTTCAACCATTATTCATCCGCCGTGATAGCTCGCAGGCCGATCGTCACCGGCAAGCGGGCATTTTAACAGGTTTTTTGTCCGATCAATCAGGGTTCTTGTGGTCTTCTGCCTCTTATCCCGAAACCTCCGTGATCTCAATGATCATGCCGATCTTAGGCTCGATCCTGAACCGGATGATCTCGGTCACAGTCTTCCTGGCACGCATGAAGCGTTTCACGTTGATGACCCGGTTTATGCCTTGGCCGGTCGCCTTCATGGTCAGGGTCATATACACGTCAGTGGACAGCCTGAGCGTGTCCACTCCCGGAGTGTTCGCTTCGACGGTCATGATGACCGACTTCCCCAGCTTGTTCATTTTCTTGAGGAAGGCCATCAGCTTGACCGCACTGTTCTCGTCCAACCGGTTCTGGGTCAGGGTGGAGAGGGAATCGATGATGAGAACATCGTGAGTGTACAGGGCCGGGGACGTGGTCAGCTTCTCGATGAAATCGGCCCTGGTCACGGTGTTCCCGATCAATGGATAGACCGGGAAAAAGGTGAGGGCCCCGTTCTGCAGGTACTTGCTCACCTTGTAATCGAGGGACCACATCTGGTCGATGAATCCCTTTATGGTCTGTTCAGTGGAGACATAGGTGGCAGAATGACCGTTGAACAGGAATCCGTAGCACATGCGCTGGCACAGAACGCTCCGTCCGGAGCCGATCTCACCTTCCAAGAGCATGTTGGTGCCGCGGGGGATCCACTTGCCCAGCTTATCGGCGAGCTCGTCCTGTTTCAGCGCGATGCTGAAAAGATCCTTATCTATGGATTCGCTGGCTGGAGCCCTAGTGTCGCCGCTCATCGATG
It encodes the following:
- the glnA gene encoding type I glutamate--ammonia ligase; protein product: MSPAVKKEKVKTGKREESIEMAQSGKVKMVDFKFIDLPGMWQHVSIPASQLKDQFEEGHGFDASSIRGFAHIHESDMLLMPDPETAVVDPVCKIPTLSIICDVAEPLSGERYRRDPRYIAQKAEAFVKSSGIADAAYFGPELEFFIFDSVAFDQNQHSGYYFIDSEEGVWNSGNMDGPNIAHRPRNKEGYFPVPPTDSLQDLRSEMVLKLMETGIECEIHHHEVATAGQGEIGMKFSTLTTMADKVMMYKYILKNVAHEHGKTCTFMPKPLFGDNGTGMHVHQSLGKKGENLFYDAKGYAQLSQTAMYYIGGLLAHSAALLALTSPSTNSYRRLVPGFEAPVNLVYSARNRSAAIRVPVCQKSPRAKRIEYRPPDASSNPYLAFSAMLMAGLDGIKRKIDPGEPHDMDLFELSKEEAKGIKTVPGSLEMALNNLEADHDFLLRGDVFTKDMVETWLDYKRTKENDAIRLRPHPYEYFLYYDC
- a CDS encoding NAD(P)/FAD-dependent oxidoreductase, giving the protein MEGFHTVIVGAGPAGSSVASWLRPSLKGDHQILMLERLPESKFDRYHRMCGEGISHAGLREAGCLDRRFIVDTITKAVEHWPEDIVIETRLRGYIIDRARVLRELRERFTDQGGLVSVDTVDSIRKNGSEFVLGLTSGQEMKCKYLVGADGAQSRVRTELFRDQEVTKIWAVQAVLDERPERMTIHFHYDHRYGGGYRWVFPNGNTSRIGFPRGTDKIPENALEVHQRAIPIGRMDRIVSGNACIVGDAAAMANPVSFGGIRTALISGRMAAMAIAKEDLGQYQVSWKRSGFADPVFMEGYRALAAMSNEEMARSIRPYKGGVTAFNHAKAILKYPEFRVLYRSYGLSLRYGW
- a CDS encoding NAD(P)/FAD-dependent oxidoreductase produces the protein MEVKKCDVLVVGSGPAGSGAGRAAAESGAKTIVIDRKKEIGTPVQCGEVIGRSVLAMTDIRIPRYARCCEQEFTRFIVDRTVQIDNHEDYWRSLTVERKLFDKYLAEKAARGGASVQSDARLLDIETEGEGIASCSLMVRGEKVAVEPKIVIAADGVHSSVGKLMGKELFPSGSVARGVEYEMVSKKRLPPCMQIFIEPEIGLGYGWIIPKGSHRANVGLGFVGGTESRKDVLTDWIVSNPIVAQYFDPEKILEVKTGDAPVPGFLGGPSSGNVLFAGDAAGQTLAFVGEGIMPSYICGTVAGRVAAAAVNDRAALDRYDTEIKAVLGEELEKGAELRDLLFTIWTESDMNNVQRAVVSAFIMNEMISLNDLESIERLANEGGPAVAREIRLRGRAAHKRIKASSLPNPR
- a CDS encoding FAD-dependent oxidoreductase, whose amino-acid sequence is MAKRVIVIGSGAAGMKAASAARSAGDAEITVFTEEEHISYSPCAIPFVIEGKIEDFGSIVMHTPEFYAKERNITVLTKTKVTGVDMDKKTVTAANGTVHPYDSLVLSVGGTVFLPPVEGVKLPGVFPVRNIADGMAIKNALKGVRQVVVAGAGVIGLEMAVAMKRLGKDVAVVEMFNQVVPRIMDSDMAKRVQKHCESLGIIFVMGTPMGSIKGDGKVEKVVVGNLELPCQMVIMATGVRANLEIPNMMGLEVGPLGAVRVSPTMQPYKKGRLVKDVFLAGDVVQCESAAAPGPTMNQLGSAAVRQGRVAGINAAGGYATMPGVLSPFISVIGDIQVGGTGLSKGLADYYGLNVVEAVAEGSTRARYYPGGKPLAVKMLADRDSHHIIGAQMVGGEEVTGRINWLTAAIYKGVSAEEFVNAFENAYCPPTSMVKDVVNEAAELLMKRLSGN
- a CDS encoding type II secretion system F family protein, encoding MVLLKSKKLTQGFRDMKMKPKTYFRLVIISIVVFGLVVPTILSNFIIPQFFNQIMDPSYGIVLYALPIFAIFAVAMIPIMASSKSKIRAERNMPLFVTELAALSTSEMPIDKIFYVMSQKAEYGQLAEDSKRIYRLIRFYHVAAGDACRFVAARTPSPVEADFFSRLSHSMEVGEKLDRFLKNEHEVIMDEYTLKADASLKDLDFVKELFTGIVTSLIFACVFISIVPLLGQGSVDTLLAGIVMGFAVMEGMFVYFIQTKLPKDDVWYGWRQKKKDRLTKDNDRIMMLSVVISIIGTGMLTFLLLPLNLPLGLYASSVCLPFLIPGILITREERNIVKRDNIYGAFIRSLGRASSVSGQTMGEAVRKLAMHKFGPLTSMVKNLSKRLALNINTTDAWRHFSAESSSNLIRKFNNVYTQCVLSGAKSEVTSMFISANMFKVLAIRKKRQIVASGYLGVLYGIMISLAFTLYITVGISEYMSNTIQGLSLEGVDLGGASFLNTLFNSHFDVGPLKLMVFSIIFIHAFFSSLMLPMLRGGHIAGAGIHFIALLWIGSVSAFVVDIMLKGLLG
- a CDS encoding type II/IV secretion system ATPase subunit, whose translation is MVEEDGLAKAMAKSPYLRRYIAELKKETSKMPHFYENLTVKELGDIRSAAINDIESANVIYRVGQGFVHINARKNAYVNIEQKLDDEQKDRLRAIKDFILEKASNEESSETVEDQERILNKLFEQSVVVGDETSGKSSMGGLFGSGEKITVTEEEHDLMKYYIRRDIIGYGPLEPLILDQYIEDVHLIGTGRVRVSHKAFQFALETNVRFEDEVSLNDFFISMSERMGKPVSNSHPVVDGTLPDGSRINMIYSTDVSARGSSCTIRKFTAEPISPIQLIKFGSFSPELAAYLWICLENKMNIIICGETASGKTSTINAIMTFIDHRGKIYSVEDTPEVKPPHKAWQRCVTREAGPEESRVTMFDLLRAALRSRPDYIIVGEIRGEEARVAFQCMQTGIPVLATFHASNSTKFIQRMTGQPVNIPMSFIDNCNVLVFQSAVNVNRRYLRRVTAVEEMMGFDKEAGGMLTRTVFKWDSATDHLYFRGNNNSFILENRVAAEHGYSDKKDIYIELRKRERIIAKMVELNITGYKEVVKVLSDYYEKGENSLPFNY
- a CDS encoding ATPase domain-containing protein, which encodes MSGDTRAPASESIDKDLFSIALKQDELADKLGKWIPRGTNMLLEGEIGSGRSVLCQRMCYGFLFNGHSATYVSTEQTIKGFIDQMWSLDYKVSKYLQNGALTFFPVYPLIGNTVTRADFIEKLTTSPALYTHDVLIIDSLSTLTQNRLDENSAVKLMAFLKKMNKLGKSVIMTVEANTPGVDTLRLSTDVYMTLTMKATGQGINRVINVKRFMRARKTVTEIIRFRIEPKIGMIIEITEVSG